The following coding sequences lie in one Arthrobacter sp. SLBN-122 genomic window:
- a CDS encoding DUF4190 domain-containing protein, with protein MSNQPSQGPDYRGDGSPWPSYQPPPQNGQGYSPGQPQYGQAPYNQAQYGQPQYGQAQYFGQPSYYGRPAEAKTLSIASMVCGIASVLMGWLLLPQFAAIITGHLALRREPSGRGMSITGLVLGYLCLLGYGAIWLLLIIGLAVAGTVGSNTGTF; from the coding sequence ATGAGTAACCAGCCATCCCAGGGACCTGACTACCGAGGTGACGGTTCGCCGTGGCCCAGCTACCAGCCGCCACCCCAAAATGGGCAGGGGTACAGCCCTGGCCAACCCCAGTACGGCCAGGCGCCGTACAACCAAGCCCAGTACGGACAGCCTCAGTACGGGCAGGCACAGTACTTTGGCCAGCCGTCCTACTATGGCCGGCCGGCGGAAGCGAAGACCTTGAGCATCGCGAGCATGGTCTGCGGCATTGCGTCGGTCCTCATGGGCTGGCTGCTGCTTCCGCAGTTTGCCGCCATCATCACCGGCCACCTGGCCCTCCGGCGCGAACCCTCCGGCAGAGGAATGTCCATCACCGGCCTGGTGCTGGGCTACCTGTGCCTGCTGGGCTACGGAGCCATCTGGCTCCTGCTCATCATCGGCCTGGCCGTCGCCGGCACCGTCGGTTCGAATACCGGCACTTTCTAG